The following proteins come from a genomic window of Coffea arabica cultivar ET-39 chromosome 11c, Coffea Arabica ET-39 HiFi, whole genome shotgun sequence:
- the LOC113715831 gene encoding 18.1 kDa class I heat shock protein-like: MSLIPSIFGGKRSTIFFKANLSKLKKEEVKVEVEQGWVLSISGERSQEQEEKNDKWHRVERRSRKFLCKFKLPEKAKMGEVKASMENGMLIITMSIEEVKKHEVEAIEISN, encoded by the coding sequence ATGTCGCTCATTCCAAGCATCTTTGGTGGCAAACGAAGTACTATtttcttcaaagcaaatctTTCGAAATTGAAGAAGGAGGAAGTGAAGGTGGAAGTTGAGCAAGGTTGGGTGTTGTCAATTAGCGGAGAAAGGAGCCAGGAGCAAGAGGAGAAGAATGACAAGTGGCATAGGGTAGAGAGGAGAAGCAGGAAGTTCTTGTGCAAGTTCAAGCTGCCAGAGAAGGCCAAGATGGGTGAAGTGAAGGCTAGTATGGAGAATGGTATGCTTATCATCACCATGTCGATAGAGGAAGTGAAGAAGCATGAGGTTGAGGCCATTGAAATCTCCAACTAA